A window of Streptomyces sp. NBC_01689 genomic DNA:
TCCGGGTCTACCCGCCGGAGGCACGGGACCGCATCCGCGGCGACGTCAACGCGTACGTCGGACATGTCGTCACCACCGAGTGGAAGACGATGGCGGAACACGGTCGTGTGACGGCCGAGGGCGGGCGGCTCTTCGACCGCATCCGTCAGGACGTCACCGACTACCAGCCGAAGACGGACTTCGAGGCCCAGGCCTACCAGCCGCTCGTCGACCAGGTGACCGCGGCGGACACCGCGCGCAACTCACGGGCGGAGTCGACCGGCGCGACCATGCCGGGCGTGGTGTGGTTCGGTCTGATCACCGGTGCCGTCGTCACGATCGGGATGGTCTTCGCGCTGCAGATCCGGCGCACCCGGAGGGAGTTGATCCTGGCCGGGCTCTTCTCGGCCCTGATCGCCTTCCTGCTCTTCCTGATCTGGGACTTCGACGCGCCCTACAGCCGGGGCATCGCGGCCTCGGCCGAGCCGTTCACGACGCTGTTCCCGCACCTC
This region includes:
- a CDS encoding bestrophin-like domain is translated as MSDWLVLVLAMAAACLVVLVVALLRNRRAPEDEDPSETPDVIEYMTMMIGVVYAIVLGLAIAGVWEARSAAQDHVQTEAQALHEISERVRVYPPEARDRIRGDVNAYVGHVVTTEWKTMAEHGRVTAEGGRLFDRIRQDVTDYQPKTDFEAQAYQPLVDQVTAADTARNSRAESTGATMPGVVWFGLITGAVVTIGMVFALQIRRTRRELILAGLFSALIAFLLFLIWDFDAPYSRGIAASAEPFTTLFPHLPG